In Ipomoea triloba cultivar NCNSP0323 chromosome 15, ASM357664v1, one genomic interval encodes:
- the LOC116006928 gene encoding MLO-like protein 13 isoform X1 → MMEESAEPPSFEYTPTWVVAVFCSVIVLLSLLAERGLHKLGLFFKRKDLEALFEALQKLKEELMLLGFISLLLTVSQGLTKYMCIPHHLATIMLPCKKRRSEEETPAQHATTMMRRLLTTHDKSIQNCASKGKVPMMSLEALHQLHIFIFIMALAHVIFCVTTMLLGGARIRQWRKWEQSIKRASQEHEGHHRLHIRHLQSFKERAGRYWRRFTVISWLAAFFKQFHGSVTKSDYVVLRSGFINAHCPSNPNFDFHKYMLRTLEHDFRRIVGISWYLWVFVVAFLLLNISGWHSYFWLSFLPLILLLVVGTKLEHIITELAQEFAEGNTTSSGGEAVIRPSDELFWFRSPKLVLYIIHFILFQNSFEIAFFVWIMYTYGARSCIMERLSFTIPRLVMGAVVQVLCSYSTFPLYALVTQMGSSFKEGMFNHVLHNTLLHWAGKPATSAHSITEPFESITISQTPPNSSTIQLSH, encoded by the exons ATGATGGAGGAATCTGCAGAGCCTCCATCTTTTGAGTATACTCCCACATGGGTTGTTGCCGTCTTTTGCTCCGTCATCGTCCTCCTCTCCCTATTAGCCGAGCGTGGCCTCCATAAACTTGGACtg TTTTTCAAGAGAAAGGACCTAGAGGCACTGTTTGAGGCCTTGCAGAAGCTCAAGGaag AGTTGATGCTTTTAGGATTTATTTCACTGCTGTTGACGGTGTCACAAGGGCTAACAAAATACATGTGCATTCCTCACCATTTGGCAACCATCATGCTTCCATGCAAAAAACGGCGGTCTGAGGAGGAAACTCCCGCCCAACACGCTACCACCATGATGAGAAGGCTTTTGACCACTCATGACAAAAGCATACAAAATTGTGCAAGCAAG GGAAAGGTGCCGATGATGTCGTTGGAGGCGCTGCATCAACtgcacatatttatatttattatggcTCTTGCTCATGTTATCTTCTGTGTCACAACCATGCTCCTCGGAGGAGCTAGG ATAAGACAATGGCGGAAATGGGAGCAATCGATTAAAAGAGCTTCACAAGAACATGAag GTCATCATAGGTTGCATATACGACATCTTCAATCATTCAAGGAAAGAGCAGGCAGATATTGGAGAAGGTTTACTGTTATAAGTTGGCTG GCGGCGTTCTTCAAACAATTCCATGGCTCAGTTACCAAGTCTGACTACGTTGTGCTGCGATCCGGATTTATAAAT GCACACTGTCCTTCCAATCCTAATTTTGATTTCCACAAGTACATGCTGAGAACACTGGAACATGATTTCAGAAGGATTGTGGGCATTAG TTGGTACTTGTGGGTGTTTGTTGTTGCATTCTTGCTGTTGAACATATCAG GATGGCACTCCTATTTTTGGCTGTCATTTTTACCTTTGATT CTACTTCTTGTTGTGGGAACAAAATTAGAACACATAATTACTGAACTGGCACAAGAGTTCGCAGAGGGGAACACTACTAGTAGTGGTGGTGAAGCAGTGATCAGACCTTCTGATGAGTTGTTTTGGTTCAGAAGCCCAAAGCTGGTGCTTTACATAATTCACTTCATTTTGTTCCAGAACTCTTTTGAGATTGCATTCTTTGTGTGGATTATG TATACTTATGGAGCTAGATCATGCATCATGGAAAGATTGAGTTTCACCATCCCAAGGCTTGTAATGGG GGCGGTTGTTCAAGTTCTGTGCAGTTACAGCACGTTCCCTTTATATGCGTTGGTTACTCAG ATGGGAAGTAGCTTTAAAGAAGGGATGTTTAATCATGTGCTCCATAATACACTCCTACACTGGGCTGGAAAACCTGCTACATCTGCCCACTCCATCACAGAGCCATTTGAAAGCATTACCATATCTCAAACCCCACCCAACTCATCAACAATTCAGCTCTCTCATTAA
- the LOC116006928 gene encoding MLO-like protein 13 isoform X2: MLLGFISLLLTVSQGLTKYMCIPHHLATIMLPCKKRRSEEETPAQHATTMMRRLLTTHDKSIQNCASKGKVPMMSLEALHQLHIFIFIMALAHVIFCVTTMLLGGARIRQWRKWEQSIKRASQEHEGHHRLHIRHLQSFKERAGRYWRRFTVISWLAAFFKQFHGSVTKSDYVVLRSGFINAHCPSNPNFDFHKYMLRTLEHDFRRIVGISWYLWVFVVAFLLLNISGWHSYFWLSFLPLILLLVVGTKLEHIITELAQEFAEGNTTSSGGEAVIRPSDELFWFRSPKLVLYIIHFILFQNSFEIAFFVWIMYTYGARSCIMERLSFTIPRLVMGAVVQVLCSYSTFPLYALVTQMGSSFKEGMFNHVLHNTLLHWAGKPATSAHSITEPFESITISQTPPNSSTIQLSH; the protein is encoded by the exons ATGCTTTTAGGATTTATTTCACTGCTGTTGACGGTGTCACAAGGGCTAACAAAATACATGTGCATTCCTCACCATTTGGCAACCATCATGCTTCCATGCAAAAAACGGCGGTCTGAGGAGGAAACTCCCGCCCAACACGCTACCACCATGATGAGAAGGCTTTTGACCACTCATGACAAAAGCATACAAAATTGTGCAAGCAAG GGAAAGGTGCCGATGATGTCGTTGGAGGCGCTGCATCAACtgcacatatttatatttattatggcTCTTGCTCATGTTATCTTCTGTGTCACAACCATGCTCCTCGGAGGAGCTAGG ATAAGACAATGGCGGAAATGGGAGCAATCGATTAAAAGAGCTTCACAAGAACATGAag GTCATCATAGGTTGCATATACGACATCTTCAATCATTCAAGGAAAGAGCAGGCAGATATTGGAGAAGGTTTACTGTTATAAGTTGGCTG GCGGCGTTCTTCAAACAATTCCATGGCTCAGTTACCAAGTCTGACTACGTTGTGCTGCGATCCGGATTTATAAAT GCACACTGTCCTTCCAATCCTAATTTTGATTTCCACAAGTACATGCTGAGAACACTGGAACATGATTTCAGAAGGATTGTGGGCATTAG TTGGTACTTGTGGGTGTTTGTTGTTGCATTCTTGCTGTTGAACATATCAG GATGGCACTCCTATTTTTGGCTGTCATTTTTACCTTTGATT CTACTTCTTGTTGTGGGAACAAAATTAGAACACATAATTACTGAACTGGCACAAGAGTTCGCAGAGGGGAACACTACTAGTAGTGGTGGTGAAGCAGTGATCAGACCTTCTGATGAGTTGTTTTGGTTCAGAAGCCCAAAGCTGGTGCTTTACATAATTCACTTCATTTTGTTCCAGAACTCTTTTGAGATTGCATTCTTTGTGTGGATTATG TATACTTATGGAGCTAGATCATGCATCATGGAAAGATTGAGTTTCACCATCCCAAGGCTTGTAATGGG GGCGGTTGTTCAAGTTCTGTGCAGTTACAGCACGTTCCCTTTATATGCGTTGGTTACTCAG ATGGGAAGTAGCTTTAAAGAAGGGATGTTTAATCATGTGCTCCATAATACACTCCTACACTGGGCTGGAAAACCTGCTACATCTGCCCACTCCATCACAGAGCCATTTGAAAGCATTACCATATCTCAAACCCCACCCAACTCATCAACAATTCAGCTCTCTCATTAA
- the LOC116006930 gene encoding uncharacterized protein LOC116006930: MLDSAEDLGIKHENSKSEKEDSEYVRLVITDEASTSGADLFQQPTETRKGDLRWWSKTIMWCSICIIIILIFIKWGVPFLFEKVLIPILQWEATAFGRPVLALVLVASLALFPVFLIPSGPSMWLAGMIFGYGLGFVIIMVGTSIGMIFPFLVGLLFRDRIHQWLKRWPEKAAMIRLAGEGSWFHQFRVVALFRISPFPYTIFNYAVVVTNMRFWPYFFGSVAGMIPESFVYIYSGRLIRTFADVKYGNHHLTKVEIIYNIISFIIAIMIIAVFTAYAKRTLSELQQAERNGGESPTTYSNAKLEMEPLPLEKPMHRNLRL; encoded by the exons ATGCTGGATTCGGCAGAGGATTTAGGCATAAAACATGAGAATAGTAAGAGTGAAAAAGAAGATAGTGAGTATGTGAGGCTGGTTATAACTGATGAAGCAAGCACAAGTGGAGCTGATCTTTTTCAACAACCAACAGAAACCAGGAAAGGGGACCTCAGGTGGTGGTCAAAGACAATAATGTGGTGTtctatatgtataataattatattaatcttcATAAAGTGGGGTGTCCCTTTTCTATTTGAGAAG GTGCTGATTCCAATCTTACAATGGGAAGCCACTGCGTTTGGTCGTCCTGTGCTTGCACTTGTACTTGTGGCTTCTTTGGCATTGTTCCCGGTTTTTCTAATTCCTTCTGGACCTTCCATGTGGCTAGCTGGAATGATCTTTGGATATGGTCTTGGTTTCGTTATCATCATGGTTGGAACAAGTATTGGGATGATCTTTCCATTCTTGGTTGGTTTGCTCTTCCGTGATCGAATTCAC CAATGGTTAAAGAGATGGCCTGAGAAAGCTGCTATGATTAGATTGGCTGGAGAAGGGAGCTGGTTCCATCAGTTCCGAGTGGTTGCTTTGTTTCGGATTTCACCATTTCCATATACAATCTTCAATTATGCGGTAGTAGTTACAAACATGAGATTCTGGCCTTATTTCTTTGGATCAGTTGCAGGAATGATTCCTGAATCTTTTGTCTACATCTACAG TGGTCGGCTAATAAGGACATTTGCGGATGTAAAATATGGGAACCATCACTTGACCAAAGTGGAGATCATCTACAACATAATTTCATTCATTATTGCTATTATGATTATAGCTGTTTTTACAGCATATGCAAAGAGAACACTGAGTGAGCTTCAACAGGCAGAGAGAAATGGGGGGGAAAGCCCCACTACTTATAGCAATGCCAAACTCGAGATGGAACCACTCCCCCTCGAGAAACCTATGCATCGTAATTTGAGGTTGTGA